A portion of the Cryptomeria japonica chromosome 5, Sugi_1.0, whole genome shotgun sequence genome contains these proteins:
- the LOC131035692 gene encoding AAA-ATPase At3g28610-like — MDLDNFKRGKEFYSRIGHSSKRAYLLHDPPGTGKSSFVPARNDLYDLELTQVKNNAVLHALLTQTKEKSLIIIEDIDCLLCLTDRVSRLSNDNEEEKSSNKVILSGFLNFTDGLWFCCGEERIIVFTTNHKDMLDPAILRCGRMDMHILLSFCTFPAFKSLAFNYLEIEDHPLFSVMEEKMACGAEGRFYRSSDE, encoded by the coding sequence atggatcttgacaattttaagAGAGGAAAGGAATTTTACAGCCGGATTGGGCATTCGTCGAAGCGAGCCTACCTTCTTCACGACCCGCCTGGAACGGGGAAATCAAGCTTCGTGCCTGCCAGGAACGATTTGTACGACCTCGAGCTCACTCAGGTGAAGAACAACGCGGTGCTCCATGCACTTCTCACGCAAACAAAGGAAAAATCTTTGATTATTATTGAAGACATCGATTGCTTGTTGTGTCTAACTGACAGAGTTTCGAGGCTTTCTAACGacaatgaagaggagaagagcagcAACAAAGTTATTCTGTCTGGTTTTCTCAATTTCACAGATGGCTTGTGGTTCTGCTGCGGAGAGGAGCGTATTATTGTGTTTACGACCAACCACAAGGATATGCTTGATCCAGCCATACTCAGGTGTGGGAGGATGGACATGCACATTCTACTCTCTTTCTGCACTTTTCCTGCATTTAAATCTCTTGCTTTTAATTATTTGGAGATAGAGGATCACCCACTCTTTTCCGTCATGGAAGAGAAGATGGCATGCGGGGCTGAGGGCAGATTTTATAGAAGTTCTGATGAATAA
- the LOC131035687 gene encoding AAA-ATPase At4g25835-like has product MELEALIGKILSILGILTFVQSYLPPQVRQIVRQWMMRIFDCVNLCCCVSLPEFKGKHGWKMNELYTDAEEYVKTLESASEARNLTAYRGINARELGISPDTEQLIHDSFRGVRMCWTQHTIQKMVDKETVERQAYTLKMNKLDQNLLKAYLNHVSENPAEHKLGKRELKLYTNSGVCAIRGQGWNSMPFKHPSTFHTLALDPSIKKTIINDLDRFKAGKDFYRQIGRAWKRGYLLHGPPGTGKSSLIAAVANYMKYDIYDLELTKVSHNQELRALLTQTSEKAIIVIEDIDCSLDLTDRECKEKATESKLRSQLTLSGLLNFTDGLWSCCGEERIIIFTTNHPEHLDPALLRCGRMDVHIELSYCNFAVFKILAFNYLRIEVHELYPLVEEKIASGAEMTPAEIIEILMSKVDTPDEAMTNVVSALDAKIKKKQDHRQSQSSQTEKEEKCTTKAEINPENDAVEDF; this is encoded by the coding sequence ATGGAATTGGAAGCCTTAATCGGAAAGATCTTATCCATACTCGGGATTCTGACATTCGTACAGAGCTATCTTCCCCCACAGGTACGCCAAATCGTGAGACAATGGATGATGCGCATTTTTGACTGCGTAAATCTATGTTGCTGCGTGAGCCTCCCAGAATTCAAAGGAAAGCACGGATGGAAGATGAACGAGCTGTACACGGACGCGGAAGAGTACGTGAAAACTCTGGAAAGCGCCTCGGAAGCTCGCAATCTAACGGCTTATCGAGGCATAAATGCGAGAGAGTTGGGCATCTCTCCCGACACAGAACAACTCATCCACGACTCATTCCGCGGAGTTAGAATGTGCTGGACCCAACACACCATACAGAAAATGGTGGACAAAGAAACCGTTGAAAGACAGGCCTATACTCTCAAAATGAACAAACTAGACCAGAACCTCCTCAAGGCCTATTTGAACCACGTATCCGAAAACCCGGCGGAGCATAAATTGGGCAAAAGGGAACTCAAATTATATACCAACAGTGGAGTTTGCGCCATTCGTGGACAAGGATGGAATAGCATGCCTTTCAAGCACCCATCTACTTTTCATACGCTCGCACTCGATCCATCCATAAAGAAAACAATTATCAATGATCTTGATCGATTTAAGGCCGGAAAAGATTTCTACAGACAGATCGGTCGCGCCTGGAAACGCGGTTACCTTCTTCATGGCCCTCCCGGAACGGGAAAGTCCAGCTTAATTGCCGCCGtggcaaactacatgaaatatgaCATCTATGATCTTGAACTCACTAAGGTCTCTCATAACCAGGAGCTCCGTGCCCTTCTTACTCAGACCAGTGAAAAGGCCATCATTGTTATCGAGGATATTGACTGCTCGCTTGATCTTACGGATAGAGAGTGCAAAGAGAAGGCCACAGAAAGCAAGCTTCGAAGTCAACTTACCCTTTCTGGTTTGCTCAATTTTACGGATGGATTGTGGTCTTGCTGCGGTGAGGAGCGTATTATTATCTTTACTACTAACCACCCTGAACATCTCGATCCCGCTCTTCTTAGATGTGGGAGAATGGATGTCCACATTGAACTCTCTTACTGCAACTTCGCTGTTTTTAAAATTCTCGCTTTCAATTATTTGAGAATTGAAGTTCACGAACTTTATCCTTTGGTGGAGGAGAAGATCGCTTCCGGGGCCGAGATGACTCCCGCTGAAATTATAGAAATTCTGATGAGTAAAGTGGACACTCCTGACGAAGCAATGACCAATGTGGTTAGTGCTCTCGATGCCAAAATTAAGAAAAAACAGGATCATCGTCAGTCCCAATCTTCCCAAAcggagaaggaagaaaaatgcaCAACGAAGGCAGAGATAAATCCTGAAAATGATGCCGTGGAAGACTTTTAA